TCTTCCTATTTTCCCCTAACCCTTACCAAATTTGAAAAAAACCAAGGCAGGATGGCCTTTGGGAAGCAGCCATCTCTTCTTCCATTCTTTGGCATCCTGTCATTTCTACTTCTCTTCCATCCTATTGCCACCACCACAACCGGTATACGACTCAATGTCGTTCGTAAGCCAACACCAGAAGTACCCATCTTCCGTGAAGCTCCAGCATTTCGAAATGGTGAATCATGTGGATCGATTGAGACTGATCCTATCCATGTCTCAATGACCTTAGACGCAAATTATCTTCGAGGTACAATGGCAGCTATATTATCAATCTTACAACATTCAACATGTCCTGAaaatatttcatttcatttccttTGTGCAAGGTTTGAACCTGAACTATTCTCTAGTCTTAGATCAACTTTCCCTTACCTTAACTTCAAGGTTTACCGTTTCGATTCTAACCGCGTTCGTGGTAAAATATCCAAGTCGATTCGACAAGCACTAGACCAACCGTTAAACTACGCAAGAATATACCTGTCAGATATAATACCGGTTGATGTTAATCGAATTATCTATCTCGATTCGGATATCGTTATGGTTGATGATATTGCAAAGTTATGGAAAGTTGATTTAGAAGGTAAAGTTGTGGCTGCACCAGAATACTGTCACGCGAATTTTACAAAATATTTCACGGACACATTCTGGTCCGACTCGGATTTAGCCGAAACCTTCAAGGGTAGGAAACCTTGTTATTTTAACACAGGGGTGATGGTGGTTGATGTTGAGAAATGGAGAGAAGGAGGGTACACACAAAAGGTTGAAGATTGGATGGGTgttcaaaaacaaaaaaggatTTATCACTTGGGTTCATTACCGCCATTTTTGCTTGTTCTAGCTGGTAATATCAAAGCTGTTGACCATAGATGGAACCAACATGGACTTGGTGGTGATAACCTTGAAGGAAAATGTAGGAGTCTTCATCCTGGACCTATAAGTTTGTTGCATTGGAGTGGGAAAGGTAAGCCATGGTTGAGATTGGATTCTAGAAAACCATGTAATGTTGATCATTTATGGGCACCATACGATCTCTACCGTTCGTCTAGTCTTTCGCTagaagaatgaatgaaattaagAAACATAGAGATAGTTTGGGAAACAAGTTGGGGATGGTAAAAAGAAGGAAggaaaagaatgttcaaaacaaaaaaaacaggaAAAGAAAATGTAAAACTAAGATgtgaagagatttttttttaagttaGGGAAGCAATTtcatttcagagacttgaaactGTAAAAGAGAAGAACAGAAATTTGATAAGGTATTTATGTTAAACAGAGGAGGAACAAGCAAAGGTTTAAGGGTTTTGAACTCTAGTGCTTACATGATGGAGTCGTACAGAAAATGGAGGCATAAAATTTGAACTACCATGTACTGAGAGTTTTGCTCTGATTTTGTAAGCCATAGAAAAATGACCCtaaatttattttactttttttttt
Above is a genomic segment from Papaver somniferum cultivar HN1 chromosome 10, ASM357369v1, whole genome shotgun sequence containing:
- the LOC113315066 gene encoding probable galacturonosyltransferase-like 4; the encoded protein is MAFGKQPSLLPFFGILSFLLLFHPIATTTTGIRLNVVRKPTPEVPIFREAPAFRNGESCGSIETDPIHVSMTLDANYLRGTMAAILSILQHSTCPENISFHFLCARFEPELFSSLRSTFPYLNFKVYRFDSNRVRGKISKSIRQALDQPLNYARIYLSDIIPVDVNRIIYLDSDIVMVDDIAKLWKVDLEGKVVAAPEYCHANFTKYFTDTFWSDSDLAETFKGRKPCYFNTGVMVVDVEKWREGGYTQKVEDWMGVQKQKRIYHLGSLPPFLLVLAGNIKAVDHRWNQHGLGGDNLEGKCRSLHPGPISLLHWSGKGKPWLRLDSRKPCNVDHLWAPYDLYRSSSLSLEE